Proteins from a genomic interval of Papaver somniferum cultivar HN1 chromosome 4, ASM357369v1, whole genome shotgun sequence:
- the LOC113272857 gene encoding uncharacterized protein LOC113272857, whose translation MDNTGQWNISLIDYVFTPVISSRIKSIYINVGNQDKLRWEGTKNGELTTKSAYRILSHEHHDNVDKVWNKIWRMKIIPRVNLFTWRMAADVLPLRENMNGFLKHVNPCCVLCNDNQPETSAHLFVHCAFKRAVWFGLGIQITSYNADFMNWIRSWFSPDKWEWKEISSICWQENTGGRCVEKRRNKCISASNTTSAEDAKHDIFYVDASYDEDNGTYGVGIIYWRDNRIADISFFSGTTTGPTTAEGLTIQKTVQWATQLNLSNIRIRIDCKEAVNFLNNKTSSWEWRTRTILKDVSNFLDNHVNIDCKYVNRACSGEADTLEKWSRIRKKCFVSND comes from the exons ATGGATAATACAGGTCAATGGAATATATCTTTGATAGATTATGTTTTCACACCTGTGATTTCATCTAGAATAAAATCCATATACATCAATGTAGGAAATCAGGATAAACTTAGGTGGGAGGGAACTAAAAATGGGGAACTCACTACTAAGTCAGCATATAGGATACTGTCACATGAACATCATGATAATGTAGATAAAGTGTGGAACAAAATATGGCGCATGAAAATTATCCCCAGAGTGAATTTATTCACTTGGAGAATGGCGGCTGATGTTTTACCTTTAAGAGAAAATATGAATGGTTTTCTGAAACATGTGAATCCCTGTTGTGTGCTATGTAATGATAATCAACCAGAGACATCAGCACATTTGTTTGTACATTGTGCTTTTAAGAGAGCGGTTTGGTTTGGATTAGGAATTCAGATTACGAGTTACAATGCGGATTTCATGAATTGGATTCGCAGTTGGTTTTCACCTGATAAATGGGAATGGAAAGAAATATCTAGTATTTGTTGGCAG GAAAATACAGGGGGAAGATGCGTAGAAAAAAGGAGAAATAAATGTATTTCTGCATCAAATACAACTTCTGCAGAAGATGCAAAACATGATATTTTCTATGTGGATGCTTCATATGATGAGGATAATGGTACTTATGGGGTTGGAATAATTTACTGGAGGGATAATAGGATTGCTGACATTTCTTTTTTCTCAGGAACCACCACAGGACCAACAACTGCAGAAGGATTAACAATACAAAAAACAGTGCAATGGGCCACACAGTTGAATCTAAGCAACATCAGGATAAGAATAGATTGTAAGGAAGCTGTAAACTTTTTGAACAACAAGACATCTTCGTGGGAATGGAGAACAAGAACAATACTGAAGGATGTGTCTAATTTTTTGGATAATCATGTTAATATAGACTGTAAATATGTTAATAGGGCGTGTAGCGGGGAGGCGGATACGCTGGAAAAATGGAGTCGAAT